The sequence below is a genomic window from Monodelphis domestica isolate mMonDom1 chromosome 2, mMonDom1.pri, whole genome shotgun sequence.
GAACTAGAACACAGAGTTCCTGACAGCTAGTCCATTATTCTTTTTACTGGAAAATATGTTAtcaattcaatcaataaacacaaaGGTGCTTCCTGTTAGAAATAGGGATGTATGTTTTAAAGTCATTGTGGTTTGGAAAAGAGAATACTGGACTCAGGTCTTACTTGagatgtgaccctgtgcaaatcacctctgcctcagattcctcatttgcaaaatggagatgaCTATAATAATtatctacctcacaagattgttgaaGAAAGCAACTGAAGCTTTATAAAATATCACACTTCCCTGTTACTCTGCAACtcaagtttcttcctctataaaatgatatatCTCCTCCTTCCAGATAGACACACCTCTACAAATACAGGTAGTTACTTGACCAGGGTTATCTAAATAATCTGTGAAGAATCTCATAGAGAAGTAAAAGTTGAGTAAAAacatggaggggagagaaggcaaAGGTGAGGAAATATCATTACGCCTACCTATGGGGAAAGAAAACATTCAGAATAGttcataattttcttcaaaaaaggaagaaaacatgacCTTTTAGAGGATTCTTGAGGTCACACAATGAGTTAGTGCAGTCATTACCAGAATCCAGATTTTTAGTCTCTTAAGGCCAGTGCTCTTCCTTTTAAAGCTGGGTTCCAGATCCCATCTCTTCTCTGAAGCTTTCCCTTACCACTCTAGCCCAAAAGGATCCATATTTTCTGTACTCCATAAACATTAACATGTTTTAACTATCTTGTATTGTTAGCTATTTTTtgatatatttatgtcttgttttcccaaatagattataagctccttgaaggacaTCTTTTGTTCCCCAGAGGGTTTGCACAATGATTTATATAGAAGACATTCTGTATTTTTTGACTGATTTCCAGAGATTTGACCAAATGGTTCAAATGGTtcagctttgacattctatgGTTCTATGAATGAATGAGTTCCTGGCCTTTCAAAGACTCATCTTTTATCCTTCCCTTACAATCCCACTGGCTGCTCTACCCTCTCTATACTAAGTCTCAGTGACCAGCAATCTGGCCCTCTCACCCGAGTTGAAGCGCCGTTCTTTCTTGCAGTAGAAGTCTTGATAGGAGGACATGACGATGGGAATAATGGGGACCTgtggaagggggaagaagagaatcaGAAATCAGCTTCCCTTCTGGGTTCTCCTCCCCTAGGAGTCCCTTCATCTGATCATTTCCTTAGAGAGTTTCTCTGCTCATCAGCCCACTGATCAGAAAGGGGTCTGGAGTTGGCTGGCAAGTTGCAAGAGAAGGTGGTGTGTCAGTTGTGGTCAAATGGGGAAACTTGAGTTCTGACCTGGGCCTGAACAGCAAGGTGGAAGGCGCCACGTTTGAAGGGAAGCATAGAGCCATTGTGGTTCCTGGTACCCTCAGGGAAAACCCAAACTCGGACCTATGGGAGAAACTGGATCAGAGataagaagagacagaaaacaaGCCAGAAATAGAGCCAGGGCAATCAGAGCAGAGGAATCAGTGCCAGAGAATAGACGTAACTCTGGGGTGTTAGAGATGTTTCTGTAAGGCCAACTAATCCCCTGTTCCCAAGGCTTTTTCTCTTTTGAGGTAACTCACATTCTGGCTAAGCAGTGTTTGCGCAGCTTCAGCCATGACACTGATTGCATCCCCAGTCCGCTTCCGGTCAATGAAGATGACTCCAGCCAGCCAGCATGCTATCCCTGCTGGCCCTGCCCACAGCAGTTCCCGCTTGGCAATGGGTACACAGCGACCAGGGAGTACCTCCATCATTCCTGGGGCAGGGGAGTGGGTGGTTTAGTGAACTCAGGGAATATAATATTCCCCTTCAGGGTTGAGAGTGGGAAATAGGAGGTTGGAGGGCAATAAGGAAAGGAAATGCCTATATTTGAAGGAGGGGGAGTGGAATAATAGAAAAGTGATCCCCCAAGGGTGTTAAGGAAATTTTAGAAGGGAGAGAAGTAGGTTGGAGGGAGATTTACTTCCTAGGAAAGGTTCTCCAAAGAGAAAGGAAacctgggaggggaaggagagagcagagagaggagtAACAGCAAGggcaggaaggaggaagagggaagaaaggaagttcTTAATATAGGTGGGGAGGAAATTCTGAGGGAGGAAACATTAGCAAAGAGGGGCAACAGGACTTTCTAATATGAGACATTCTAGGAATATATCCTATTGAGAATCAAGATATCTGGGGTGTGGGATAATAAGCAGCTTTGGGATAGAAGCCTTGTTGGGGGTGAGAAAGAgctagaggaagagaaggaatattCCCATGGTAGTGAGAGGGCTGTCTTACCTAATAGATCGAGAGAACTCTGGTGGTTGGAGACAACAACATAGGGCTGTGAGGGGGGGAAGTTATGGGCCCCTCGAACCTCCAGCCGGATTCCATATAGGTACTTGATATGCAGCAGCATGAGTCGAAGGATCCTATGGGGACAGGCCCAGTAAAACACAATGAGGGATTGTTAGTGTCACAtcattttctccttatttctccAGGATTCTTCTGATagccctccccctttcctcttgCCTTCTGACTTTTGCTCCATCTTCATTTCCCCTTCTCTAGCTAtacctttttctgtttctcctttgccttatatCAATGATCTTTCTCCTATGGGTCCTTCTATGTCTTCCCTACTCCTTAAGCCCTTGTGCCTAGTACCTCTGGTAATCCATCTTCCCGCCCTCTTTCCATTTCCTATTCCTTGGGTTTCCCTTCTCACTTCATGTTTTCCACGTTTCGCCCTCGAAGAGCACACACAGGGATGGCCAGCACTGCCAGGAAAAGGATCCAGCCGTTGTAGAATGCCATCTTGCAGAAGTACTTGGCGCTGCTGCTGTAACCCCAGAGCACAGGCACCAGCAGCAAAAGCAGTAGCAGAAAGAGCAGCAGCATTGTCCATGGCCCTGGCCACAGCTCCATGCTGGCCACCTGTAAGgagtaggggggagggaggggaaggacaaTGGGCCTGGGGCACTAAAGGGGAGAATGTTGGGGATCTGGCCAAGAGGGGCAGGAGCAGAGAAATAATAGAACAAGAGTGCAAGTAGAGAGTAGGGGTTAGAGGGCCAGATTGGGGGGGAGTTGGGGGACAAACTCATTAGGGGCAGGGGCCTTCAATTCCTAGATTCTCACCCCTCTAAGCCACCCAGAGGGGTAGTGGGGACATAAAGTAGTTCCTTTGGCCCCAAAGTACATATACAAAAAGACATATAAACGGTACACATAGatatagagattaaaaaaataaaaaccacacatAGGAATATAGACTAACAGAGGGAAAGCAAGATAGCCACACCCAGAAACAACCTGATAGATAACACACACATGTACAAACATACTTGGATGTATATGGAGACAAACAAATAGATACATAGGGATAGGGACTAGATGTATCATTTCATGAATGCAGAGAACTCCCAAtcgagaaaattccctttatcaaTCTAAATCAGCAACTTCAAAACAAATCATAGTTTTTGAATCACCTAGAGCTCTGAAAggtttaaattatttgcccagggtaaaaAAGCCATATGTAccagaggcaggatatgaacccaggtcttccttgcTCCCCAGCCACACTGTCTTTCCCAGAGGcaaagagagacacacacatagCCAGAGAATTCCTATTCTACCCCAACTTTTCCCCTTATCCCCCTAAAAGTACACAGATAAATCTAAGGGCAAACAGACAGATACAGATTGTCCCAGGGACAGAAAGCGATGTTCCTCTTGTCCTCTGCTCCCACCTAATATACACCCCTCTCTAGATATCAGAGGAAACATGGTGAGGGTTACACAAGATGATATATAAGAATCCTATAGAATGGTGAAGAAtctgtaaaaatataaaaactgaggaaaactgtGCGTGTGTATTTGTGTAAGATCACACTACCTGCTTTAGGAGGAAGAATCAGCTCTggaggaaaaagaagacaatGTGACTTCTCTCTTAGTAGTGGACACAGtttatcttccttctcctcctcccaccttcTCTACCTCATTAAGAATAGGCAGTGACTGACTTGAGATTCAAAGGTAAAAGGAAGGGATTATCCCATTGGCCCAGTGTGATAATATCACAAGGAAGAAACATGTGACATAGACATACATATTTTCAAGTAGGCTGGCAGAGAAGACATTTCTGAATAGGGACATGCACAAAATGGTCATAATATAttacctctcttttcttccctgggGATGGTCAACAATGCCCAGGATGGTAATAACACTAAGCACACAATGCGTATTTGCTTGATGGAATCAGATGTGACAGTAGCACATTCTG
It includes:
- the AGPAT1 gene encoding 1-acyl-sn-glycerol-3-phosphate acyltransferase alpha isoform X4, with amino-acid sequence MELWPGPWTMLLLFLLLLLLLVPVLWGYSSSAKYFCKMAFYNGWILFLAVLAIPVCALRGRNVENMKILRLMLLHIKYLYGIRLEVRGAHNFPPSQPYVVVSNHQSSLDLLGMMEVLPGRCVPIAKRELLWAGPAGIACWLAGVIFIDRKRTGDAISVMAEAAQTLLSQNVRVWVFPEGTRNHNGSMLPFKRGAFHLAVQAQVPIIPIVMSSYQDFYCKKERRFNSGTCQVRVLPPVATEGLTPDNVPDLADRIRHSMLTVFREISTDGRGGGDYLKKSSGAGEAGP
- the AGPAT1 gene encoding 1-acyl-sn-glycerol-3-phosphate acyltransferase alpha isoform X2, with product MELWPGPWTMLLLFLLLLLLLVPVLWGYSSSAKYFCKMAFYNGWILFLAVLAIPVCALRGRNVENMKILRLMLLHIKYLYGIRLEVRGAHNFPPSQPYVVVSNHQSSLDLLGMMEVLPGRCVPIAKRELLWAGPAGIACWLAGVIFIDRKRTGDAISVMAEAAQTLLSQNVRVWVFPEGTRNHNGSMLPFKRGAFHLAVQAQVPIIPIVMSSYQDFYCKKERRFNSGTCQALAGPPYSSPLLPSHGYQDCLFLLTSTWRGQKGGDERGSPRVCSAPMVFIIWINSEITENKESWKDSDCVCTLLGGK
- the AGPAT1 gene encoding 1-acyl-sn-glycerol-3-phosphate acyltransferase alpha isoform X9, which produces MELWPGPWTMLLLFLLLLLLLVPVLWGYSSSAKYFCKMAFYNGWILFLAVLAIPVCALRGRNVENMKILRLMLLHIKYLYGIRLEVRGAHNFPPSQPYVVVSNHQSSLDLLGMMEVLPGRCVPIAKRELLWAGPAGIACWLAGVIFIDRKRTGDAISVMAEAAQTLLSQNVRVWVFPEGTRNHNGSMLPFKRGAFHLAVQAQVPIIPIVMSSYQDFYCKKERRFNSVWSITGDKTGQREARRDWGKLKRNLGC
- the AGPAT1 gene encoding 1-acyl-sn-glycerol-3-phosphate acyltransferase alpha isoform X1, translated to MLWMIDKVASMELWPGPWTMLLLFLLLLLLLVPVLWGYSSSAKYFCKMAFYNGWILFLAVLAIPVCALRGRNVENMKILRLMLLHIKYLYGIRLEVRGAHNFPPSQPYVVVSNHQSSLDLLGMMEVLPGRCVPIAKRELLWAGPAGIACWLAGVIFIDRKRTGDAISVMAEAAQTLLSQNVRVWVFPEGTRNHNGSMLPFKRGAFHLAVQAQVPIIPIVMSSYQDFYCKKERRFNSGTCQALAGPPYSSPLLPSHGYQDCLFLLTSTWRGQKGGDERGSPRVCSAPMVFIIWINSEITENKESWKDSDCVCTLLGGK
- the AGPAT1 gene encoding 1-acyl-sn-glycerol-3-phosphate acyltransferase alpha isoform X7, with amino-acid sequence MLWMIDKVASMELWPGPWTMLLLFLLLLLLLVPVLWGYSSSAKYFCKMAFYNGWILFLAVLAIPVCALRGRNVENMKILRLMLLHIKYLYGIRLEVRGAHNFPPSQPYVVVSNHQSSLDLLGMMEVLPGRCVPIAKRELLWAGPAGIACWLAGVIFIDRKRTGDAISVMAEAAQTLLSQNVRVWVFPEGTRNHNGSMLPFKRGAFHLAVQAQVPIIPIVMSSYQDFYCKKERRFNSVWSITGDKTGQREARRDWGKLKRNLGC
- the AGPAT1 gene encoding 1-acyl-sn-glycerol-3-phosphate acyltransferase alpha isoform X5: MLWMIDKVASMELWPGPWTMLLLFLLLLLLLVPVLWGYSSSAKYFCKMAFYNGWILFLAVLAIPVCALRGRNVENMKILRLMLLHIKYLYGIRLEVRGAHNFPPSQPYVVVSNHQSSLDLLGMMEVLPGRCVPIAKRELLWAGPAGIACWLAGVIFIDRKRTGDAISVMAEAAQTLLSQNVPIIPIVMSSYQDFYCKKERRFNSGTCQALAGPPYSSPLLPSHGYQDCLFLLTSTWRGQKGGDERGSPRVCSAPMVFIIWINSEITENKESWKDSDCVCTLLGGK
- the AGPAT1 gene encoding 1-acyl-sn-glycerol-3-phosphate acyltransferase alpha isoform X8, whose translation is MELWPGPWTMLLLFLLLLLLLVPVLWGYSSSAKYFCKMAFYNGWILFLAVLAIPVCALRGRNVENMKILRLMLLHIKYLYGIRLEVRGAHNFPPSQPYVVVSNHQSSLDLLGMMEVLPGRCVPIAKRELLWAGPAGIACWLAGVIFIDRKRTGDAISVMAEAAQTLLSQNVPIIPIVMSSYQDFYCKKERRFNSGTCQVRVLPPVATEGLTPDNVPDLADRIRHSMLTVFREISTDGRGGGDYLKKSSGAGEAGP
- the AGPAT1 gene encoding 1-acyl-sn-glycerol-3-phosphate acyltransferase alpha isoform X6: MLWMIDKVASMELWPGPWTMLLLFLLLLLLLVPVLWGYSSSAKYFCKMAFYNGWILFLAVLAIPVCALRGRNVENMKILRLMLLHIKYLYGIRLEVRGAHNFPPSQPYVVVSNHQSSLDLLGMMEVLPGRCVPIAKRELLWAGPAGIACWLAGVIFIDRKRTGDAISVMAEAAQTLLSQNVPIIPIVMSSYQDFYCKKERRFNSGTCQVRVLPPVATEGLTPDNVPDLADRIRHSMLTVFREISTDGRGGGDYLKKSSGAGEAGP
- the AGPAT1 gene encoding 1-acyl-sn-glycerol-3-phosphate acyltransferase alpha isoform X3, which gives rise to MLWMIDKVASMELWPGPWTMLLLFLLLLLLLVPVLWGYSSSAKYFCKMAFYNGWILFLAVLAIPVCALRGRNVENMKILRLMLLHIKYLYGIRLEVRGAHNFPPSQPYVVVSNHQSSLDLLGMMEVLPGRCVPIAKRELLWAGPAGIACWLAGVIFIDRKRTGDAISVMAEAAQTLLSQNVRVWVFPEGTRNHNGSMLPFKRGAFHLAVQAQVPIIPIVMSSYQDFYCKKERRFNSGTCQVRVLPPVATEGLTPDNVPDLADRIRHSMLTVFREISTDGRGGGDYLKKSSGAGEAGP